AGCCCGGCGACGGCCCAGTAAGCAAAGTGCAGCCCCCACGAGAGCCAAAGCCCATGCGTCCGCAGGTAGGCCATCGAGAGCACCAGCCCGAACGCAATCTCGACCAGCATCGCCGTGCCGATATGCCGCGGCGGATTCTGCCGCACCAGCACCAGAGCGAAGAGCAACGACAGCAGCAGGCTCGCCCAGGTCGGACCTACCGCATCTACCAGCCGCCGGAAGGGATAGCCCCGAAAGACCACCTCCTGCGCCAGCGTCGAGACGGCCAGAGTCGCCAGCCCCAGCGGGATCAGCACCCAGGAGTTGCTCGCCAGCGCCATCCGCCCATGCAGATTGCCCGACAGCAGCACCGGCAGCGTCGCCGCCAGAATCATCCCCCAGCCGGCCGCCGCGCCCAGCGCCCACTCTCGACTCCAGCCCTTACGCAGCGGCAGAGTCAGGATCGACGACATAGAGCCACTCCGGCTCGAGATCCGCTCCAGCATCCAGAATCCCACCAGCAGCAGGAAGAGGAGAAACAGTTCGGTCAGCAGCGGATTGAAGAGGTACAGCCCCAGCCGCATCGTCACCCCGCGCGCGGAGCGGTCGGCAATGGAGCCCGAGGCCATGGCCCAGAGCAGCGCCGTGCCGGTCAGCACCAGGCTGAAGAACCGGGGCGTGGGGATCGGGGGAGGAGGCACAGGAGAATGTGAATCGAACTGCGGCAACGGCACCTCCCTCCCTAATGGATAACCTGGCGAATCAGATCCTAAATACTGTGATTAGACGGAAGTACTCAGGCAACGGTATAAAACTGAGCCATCGTCCGGAACTTCTGGTATCGAGCCGCGAGCATCGCCTCAAGCGAGGCGCCTCGCAAGTCGGCGAGATGAAACTGTAGCCGCTGGTCGAGCGCCGCGATGGCGGCAGCGGGGTCGGCCTGACTCCCCCCCACCGGCTCGTCGACCACCTCATCGACGCACCCCAGCTTCTTCGCCATATCCGACGTATACTTCAGCGCCGCGGCC
This is a stretch of genomic DNA from Granulicella sp. WH15. It encodes these proteins:
- a CDS encoding CPBP family intramembrane glutamic endopeptidase yields the protein MPPPPIPTPRFFSLVLTGTALLWAMASGSIADRSARGVTMRLGLYLFNPLLTELFLLFLLLVGFWMLERISSRSGSMSSILTLPLRKGWSREWALGAAAGWGMILAATLPVLLSGNLHGRMALASNSWVLIPLGLATLAVSTLAQEVVFRGYPFRRLVDAVGPTWASLLLSLLFALVLVRQNPPRHIGTAMLVEIAFGLVLSMAYLRTHGLWLSWGLHFAYWAVAGLVLGLPMAGHTEFTSVMATFATGPLWLGGGSFGVDGARFTLLVMAAGFAVVFRLTRWYAWEYTHAPIVAGGYEVTVAPPPAHAAMEKQAAAAPPPLVQILPATPQGRSVEDEPLS